Proteins encoded by one window of Actinocorallia herbida:
- a CDS encoding TerC family protein — protein sequence MEVTTLGWTVTLAVIAALFVLDLSVGALRPHAVGFREATVWSVFYIAVAVVFGLVLGMQYGWGYGGEYFTGYIVEKSLSIDNLFVFVIIMTTFAVPKEYQQKVLTIGILLALIMRAIFIAVGATLLSMFTFMFLIFGLLLLWTALQVYRHRNEDPDIADNVLVRTSRRLFTVTDEYVGAKFTTRVDGKRAVTPLFLVLLAIGGTDLLFALDSIPAIFGITEQAYIVFVANAFALLGLRALYFLVTGLLDRLVYLATGLAIILAFIGVKLVLHWAHGIWPAAPEISTPLSLAVIVVVLAVTTIASLMKSRRDPSAKAHSATVMGHKKDRPGTPEDEAPRA from the coding sequence ATGGAGGTCACGACACTCGGATGGACGGTGACTCTCGCGGTCATCGCCGCGCTCTTCGTGCTCGACCTCTCGGTCGGCGCGTTGCGGCCCCACGCGGTGGGCTTCCGGGAGGCGACCGTCTGGTCGGTGTTCTACATCGCGGTGGCCGTGGTGTTCGGCCTCGTGCTCGGCATGCAGTACGGCTGGGGCTACGGCGGCGAGTACTTCACCGGCTACATCGTCGAGAAGAGCCTGTCGATCGACAACCTCTTCGTCTTCGTCATCATCATGACGACCTTCGCGGTGCCCAAGGAGTACCAGCAGAAGGTCCTCACGATCGGCATCCTGCTCGCCCTGATCATGCGCGCGATCTTCATCGCGGTCGGCGCGACGCTGCTGTCGATGTTCACCTTCATGTTCCTGATCTTCGGTCTACTGCTGCTGTGGACGGCCCTCCAGGTCTACCGGCACCGCAACGAGGACCCGGACATCGCCGACAACGTCCTGGTGCGGACCTCGCGCCGCCTGTTCACCGTCACCGATGAGTACGTCGGCGCGAAGTTCACCACGCGGGTCGACGGCAAGCGCGCGGTCACCCCGCTTTTCCTGGTCCTGCTGGCGATCGGCGGCACCGACCTGCTGTTCGCGCTCGACTCGATCCCGGCGATCTTCGGGATCACCGAGCAGGCCTACATCGTCTTCGTCGCCAACGCCTTCGCCCTGCTGGGCCTGCGGGCCCTGTACTTCCTGGTGACGGGCCTGCTCGACCGGCTGGTCTACCTCGCCACCGGCCTGGCGATCATCCTGGCGTTCATCGGCGTGAAGCTCGTCCTGCACTGGGCCCACGGAATCTGGCCCGCCGCCCCCGAGATCAGCACGCCCCTCTCCCTGGCCGTCATCGTGGTCGTCCTCGCCGTCACCACGATCGCCAGCCTCATGAAATCCCGCCGTGATCCCTCCGCCAAGGCCCACTCCGCCACCGTCATGGGCCACAAGAAGGACCGACCAGGCACCCCGGAGGACGAGGCACCCCGGGCCTGA
- a CDS encoding ribonuclease D, with amino-acid sequence MEAGGDTGGTAPSPLLEPREGIPPVVADDAGLDRVIAAFAAGSGPVAVDAERASGYRYGQRAYLVQLRRRGAGTALIDPVACPNLNDLNRALADTEMVLHAANQDLPCLAEIGLIPRRLFDTELAGRLLGYPRVGLGAMVETVLGFSLEKGHSAADWSTRPLPTDWLRYAALDVELLVELRNALHAELLEAGKLEWALEEFEAIAEAPPKQPRTDPWRRTSGIHRVRNRRALAIVREVWETRERIAQELDLSPGRVLPDTAIVDMAVTQPRTMAELFTIAAVKGRNARRYTTQWLRAVSKGRQLPDSGLPEQNLPGDGPPPAHRWAERDPEAAARLSSARTVVAALADAHNLPSENLVQPDFIRRLCWAPPEQPTPEAIRAELRRLGARPWQAALVSVSVAKAWTRMETKGELA; translated from the coding sequence GTGGAAGCAGGTGGGGACACGGGAGGCACGGCGCCATCGCCGCTCCTGGAACCGCGTGAGGGCATCCCGCCCGTCGTCGCCGACGACGCGGGGCTGGATCGCGTCATCGCCGCGTTCGCGGCAGGTTCCGGCCCGGTGGCCGTCGACGCCGAACGCGCGTCGGGCTACCGGTACGGCCAGCGCGCCTACCTTGTGCAGCTGCGCCGCCGCGGCGCGGGCACCGCGCTGATCGACCCGGTCGCCTGCCCGAACCTCAACGACCTCAACAGGGCGTTGGCCGACACCGAGATGGTGCTGCACGCGGCCAACCAGGATCTGCCCTGCCTGGCCGAGATCGGCCTGATCCCGCGCCGGCTTTTCGACACCGAGCTGGCCGGACGGCTGCTCGGCTATCCGCGGGTGGGCCTCGGCGCGATGGTCGAGACCGTCCTCGGGTTCAGCCTGGAGAAGGGGCACTCCGCGGCCGACTGGTCGACCCGCCCCCTGCCGACGGACTGGCTGCGCTACGCGGCCCTGGACGTCGAACTGCTGGTGGAGCTGCGGAACGCGCTGCACGCCGAGCTGCTGGAGGCGGGCAAGCTGGAGTGGGCGCTCGAGGAGTTCGAGGCGATCGCCGAGGCTCCGCCCAAGCAGCCGAGGACCGATCCATGGCGGCGGACGTCGGGCATCCACCGGGTGCGCAACCGCCGCGCGCTGGCGATCGTGCGGGAGGTCTGGGAGACCCGGGAGCGGATCGCACAGGAGCTCGACCTGTCCCCCGGCCGGGTGCTGCCGGACACCGCGATCGTCGACATGGCCGTGACGCAGCCGCGCACCATGGCCGAGCTGTTCACCATCGCCGCCGTCAAGGGCCGCAACGCGCGCCGGTACACCACGCAGTGGCTGCGCGCGGTCTCCAAGGGACGGCAGCTTCCGGACTCGGGACTGCCCGAGCAGAATCTGCCGGGTGACGGCCCGCCGCCCGCCCACCGCTGGGCCGAGCGCGACCCGGAGGCCGCCGCCCGTCTGTCGTCGGCCCGGACCGTCGTGGCGGCCTTGGCCGACGCGCACAACCTGCCGAGTGAGAACCTCGTCCAGCCGGATTTCATCCGGCGGCTGTGCTGGGCTCCCCCGGAGCAACCGACGCCCGAGGCGATCCGCGCCGAACTGCGGCGCCTGGGCGCCCGGCCGTGGCAGGCCGCGCTGGTCTCGGTGTCCGTCGCCAAGGCCTGGACGCGGATGGAGACCAAGGGCGAGCTGGCCTGA
- a CDS encoding 3-hydroxyacyl-CoA dehydrogenase NAD-binding domain-containing protein has translation MSIADIFKDEVVTKAIVRDVELPYGAGKLALITLDNGFDHTKPTTFGPGGLAELDAAIDSVASRDDIVAVGVTGKPFIFAVGADLKGIPLIQDRADALQIGRLGHDVFRRLGELDVPTFAYYNGAAMGGGVEVGLHCTYRTVSKGVPAFSLPEAFLGLVPGWGGTYLLPHLIGAEKALKVVIDNPMANNRVMKGEQVFDLGIADAIFDTADFLEESLSWTARVLKGDVEVERPEVDKGKGWDDAVAMAGFVLEGKLHGAAPSFVRALDLVRQAKDRTRDEGFAAEDEALADLIMSDELRAGLYAFDLVQKRAKRPAGAPDKSLARKVSKVGVVGAGLMAGQLALLFAQRLEVPVVMTDLDQERLDRGVAYAHGEVDKLLAKGRVHGDKASRLKSLISGSLTKDAFADADFVIEAVFEEMSVKQQVFAEVEAVVSPECVLATNTSSLSVSEMAEKLQHPERVVGFHFFNPVAVLPLLEIVRADKTDDVTLATAFGVGKQLKKSSVLVKDAPAFVVNRILLRLLAEIIGAVQEGTPVETAERAAQPLGLPMSPFMLLGLVGPAIALHVNETLHEAFPERFPVSEKFRKFVASGKKSVYLPDFSLDPEALEIFEGGADPSTEAQVLDRAMRGLAEEIRLMLDEGVVAAPEDIDLCLILGAGYPFHLGGITPYLDRTGISSRTGNRFLAPGVAQVG, from the coding sequence GTGAGCATCGCGGACATCTTCAAGGACGAGGTCGTCACCAAGGCGATCGTCCGTGACGTCGAGCTGCCCTACGGGGCCGGGAAGCTCGCGCTGATCACGCTCGACAACGGCTTCGACCACACCAAGCCGACCACCTTCGGGCCGGGCGGCCTCGCCGAGCTGGACGCGGCCATCGACTCCGTCGCCTCCCGCGACGACATCGTGGCCGTCGGCGTCACCGGCAAGCCGTTCATCTTCGCCGTCGGCGCCGACCTGAAGGGCATCCCGCTCATCCAGGACCGGGCCGACGCCCTGCAGATCGGCAGGCTCGGCCACGACGTGTTCCGCCGCCTCGGCGAGCTGGACGTGCCGACCTTCGCCTACTACAACGGCGCGGCCATGGGCGGCGGCGTCGAGGTGGGCCTGCACTGCACCTACCGCACGGTGTCCAAGGGCGTCCCGGCGTTCTCCCTCCCGGAGGCGTTCCTGGGCCTCGTGCCGGGCTGGGGCGGCACCTACCTCCTGCCGCACCTGATCGGCGCGGAGAAGGCGCTCAAGGTCGTCATCGACAACCCGATGGCCAACAACCGGGTCATGAAGGGCGAGCAGGTCTTCGACCTGGGCATCGCGGACGCGATCTTCGACACTGCCGACTTCCTGGAGGAGTCGCTGTCCTGGACCGCGCGCGTCCTCAAGGGCGACGTCGAGGTCGAGCGGCCCGAGGTCGACAAGGGCAAGGGCTGGGACGACGCGGTCGCCATGGCCGGGTTCGTGCTGGAAGGCAAGCTGCACGGCGCGGCCCCGTCCTTCGTCCGGGCGCTCGACCTCGTCCGGCAGGCCAAGGACCGCACCCGCGACGAGGGCTTCGCGGCCGAGGACGAGGCCCTGGCGGACCTCATCATGTCCGACGAGCTGCGGGCCGGCCTGTACGCCTTCGACCTCGTCCAGAAGCGCGCCAAGCGGCCCGCCGGGGCCCCGGACAAGTCCCTGGCCCGCAAGGTCTCGAAGGTCGGCGTCGTCGGCGCCGGCCTCATGGCGGGGCAGCTCGCCCTGCTGTTCGCCCAGCGCCTCGAGGTCCCGGTCGTCATGACCGACCTCGACCAGGAGCGCCTGGACAGGGGCGTCGCCTACGCGCACGGCGAGGTCGACAAGCTGCTCGCCAAGGGCCGTGTCCATGGCGACAAGGCGAGCCGCCTCAAGTCCCTGATCTCCGGCTCCCTCACGAAGGACGCGTTCGCGGACGCCGACTTCGTGATCGAGGCGGTCTTCGAGGAGATGTCGGTCAAGCAGCAGGTGTTCGCGGAGGTCGAGGCGGTCGTCTCGCCCGAGTGCGTCCTGGCGACCAACACCTCGTCGCTGTCGGTGTCGGAGATGGCCGAGAAGCTCCAGCACCCGGAGCGGGTCGTGGGCTTCCACTTCTTCAACCCGGTCGCGGTCCTGCCGCTGCTGGAGATCGTCCGCGCGGACAAGACCGACGACGTGACGTTGGCCACCGCGTTCGGGGTCGGCAAGCAGCTGAAGAAGTCGTCCGTGCTGGTCAAGGACGCTCCGGCGTTCGTGGTCAACCGGATCCTGCTGCGCCTGCTGGCGGAGATCATCGGGGCCGTCCAGGAGGGCACCCCGGTGGAGACCGCGGAGCGCGCCGCGCAGCCCCTCGGCCTGCCGATGAGCCCGTTCATGCTGCTCGGCCTGGTCGGCCCGGCGATCGCCCTGCACGTCAACGAGACGCTGCACGAGGCCTTCCCCGAGCGTTTCCCGGTGTCGGAGAAGTTCCGGAAGTTCGTGGCGTCCGGCAAGAAGAGCGTCTACCTTCCGGACTTCTCGCTCGACCCCGAGGCGCTGGAGATCTTCGAGGGCGGCGCCGACCCGTCCACCGAGGCGCAGGTCCTGGACCGTGCCATGCGCGGGCTCGCGGAGGAGATTCGTCTCATGCTGGACGAAGGGGTCGTGGCCGCGCCCGAGGACATCGACCTGTGCCTTATCCTCGGTGCTGGTTACCCGTTCCACCTGGGGGGCATCACGCCCTACCTGGACCGGACAGGAATTTCTTCCCGTACGGGGAACCGATTCCTCGCCCCAGGCGTTGCACAGGTGGGATAG
- a CDS encoding thiolase family protein — protein MPRTARDVVFVDGVRTPFGKAGPKGLYAETRADDLVVRAIRELVRRNPALPPERVDEVSIAATTQIGDQGLTIGRSAAVLAGLPKSVPGFAIDRMCAGAMTAVTTTASGIAFGAYDVVIAGGVEHMGRHPMGEGVDPNPRFMTDKLVDPSALVMGLTAENLHDRYPAITKERCDAYAVRSQAKFAEAQAAGKIEPDLVPTAIRSAAKGWGLATQDEPPRPGTKLEDLAGLKTPFRVAGNVTAGNAAGLNDGATACLLVAEDVAEELGLTARMRLVDFSFAGVEPEVMGIGPVPATEKLLARNGLSVDDIGLFEINEAFAVQVLAFLDHFGIAEDDPRVNPWGGAIAVGHPLASSGVRLMTQLSREFAEHPEVRYGLTTMCVGMGMGGTVLWENVNWEGAK, from the coding sequence GTGCCTCGCACCGCACGTGATGTCGTGTTCGTCGACGGCGTACGCACGCCGTTCGGCAAGGCAGGCCCCAAGGGCCTTTACGCCGAGACCCGCGCCGACGACCTCGTCGTGCGCGCCATCCGCGAACTCGTCCGCCGCAACCCGGCCCTCCCGCCGGAACGCGTCGACGAGGTGTCCATCGCCGCGACGACCCAGATCGGCGACCAGGGCCTGACCATCGGACGGTCCGCGGCGGTCCTGGCCGGGCTGCCCAAGTCCGTGCCCGGATTCGCGATCGACCGCATGTGCGCCGGCGCCATGACGGCGGTGACCACGACCGCGTCCGGCATCGCCTTCGGCGCCTACGACGTGGTCATCGCCGGCGGCGTCGAACACATGGGCCGCCACCCGATGGGCGAGGGCGTCGACCCCAACCCGCGGTTCATGACCGACAAGCTGGTCGACCCGTCCGCGCTGGTGATGGGCCTGACCGCCGAGAACCTGCACGACCGCTACCCGGCCATCACCAAGGAGCGGTGCGACGCCTACGCCGTCCGCTCCCAGGCGAAGTTCGCCGAGGCGCAGGCCGCGGGCAAGATCGAACCGGACCTCGTGCCGACCGCGATCCGCTCCGCCGCCAAGGGCTGGGGCCTCGCCACGCAGGACGAGCCGCCGCGCCCCGGCACCAAGCTGGAGGACCTCGCGGGCCTCAAGACGCCGTTCCGCGTCGCGGGCAACGTCACCGCGGGCAACGCCGCGGGCCTCAACGACGGCGCCACCGCGTGCCTGCTGGTCGCCGAGGACGTCGCGGAAGAGCTCGGCCTCACCGCGCGCATGCGCCTGGTCGACTTCTCCTTCGCGGGCGTCGAGCCCGAGGTCATGGGCATCGGCCCGGTCCCGGCGACGGAGAAGCTGCTGGCCCGCAACGGCCTGTCCGTCGACGACATCGGCCTGTTCGAGATCAACGAGGCGTTCGCCGTGCAGGTCCTGGCGTTCCTCGACCACTTCGGCATCGCCGAGGACGACCCGCGGGTCAACCCGTGGGGCGGCGCGATCGCGGTCGGCCACCCGCTGGCCTCCTCCGGCGTCCGGCTGATGACGCAGCTGTCGCGCGAGTTCGCCGAGCACCCCGAGGTCCGCTACGGCCTCACCACGATGTGCGTCGGCATGGGCATGGGCGGAACCGTCCTCTGGGAGAACGTGAACTGGGAGGGCGCGAAGTGA
- a CDS encoding AMP-binding protein: MVFGRIGGLVYAAAQVPLVLARSGLLTPGTPAATVRQVAAFARWGDTLAGHTVAGAVRDPDRPALVDEDGALSYAELNARTDGLARALEATPRVALLARDHRAAVEVLVACSKLGVTPLVLDTGQATPDRLAGLRGVDAVVADGEFAPLLAAAPRRVRRLVTERLRPVRDARPLTPSRGGRTDGRERLTAVLSRIPLRVHETALLGVPLAHRWGRASLHLALSLRSTVVLTRRYDAAGVLAAVDRHACTALLTAPSLLDAMLAVDPAVRAAHDLTSLRVVAAHGGTLDPATATAFMDGHGEILYTVYGDALTIATPRELLERPGTAGRPTPGTHLEVLREDGTRALPGMPGHVHAGSSPTHTVGHLDPEGRLFVPPPREELVFTAGEPVEPAAVERHLAAHPAVSAASVTSLPDPSRGRRLTAHIVARAPLDPETLLSWLRRRFTPLSIPDLHFVPTLPTP; encoded by the coding sequence ATGGTGTTCGGCAGAATCGGGGGACTGGTCTACGCGGCGGCGCAGGTCCCGCTCGTCCTGGCCCGCAGTGGGCTGCTCACCCCCGGAACCCCTGCCGCGACCGTCAGGCAGGTCGCCGCGTTCGCGCGCTGGGGCGACACGCTCGCGGGCCACACGGTCGCCGGGGCCGTCCGCGACCCCGACCGTCCCGCCCTCGTCGACGAGGACGGCGCGCTCTCCTACGCCGAGCTGAACGCCCGCACCGACGGACTCGCCCGCGCACTGGAGGCGACCCCGCGCGTGGCGCTGCTGGCCCGCGACCACCGCGCGGCCGTCGAAGTGCTCGTGGCGTGCAGCAAGCTCGGTGTGACCCCCCTCGTGCTCGACACCGGGCAGGCGACCCCTGACCGGCTCGCCGGCCTGCGCGGGGTCGACGCCGTCGTCGCCGACGGGGAGTTCGCGCCGCTGCTGGCCGCCGCGCCGCGCCGGGTCCGGCGCCTGGTCACCGAGCGGCTCCGCCCGGTCCGCGACGCGCGGCCCCTCACACCGAGCCGCGGCGGCCGCACCGACGGGCGTGAGCGGCTCACCGCGGTCCTCTCCCGGATCCCGCTGCGGGTGCACGAGACGGCCCTGCTCGGCGTCCCCCTCGCGCACCGCTGGGGCCGCGCCTCCCTGCACCTCGCCCTGTCGCTGCGCTCGACCGTCGTGCTGACCCGCCGCTATGACGCCGCGGGCGTGCTCGCCGCCGTCGACCGGCACGCCTGCACGGCGCTGCTCACCGCGCCCTCCCTTCTCGACGCGATGCTCGCGGTGGACCCCGCGGTGCGCGCGGCCCACGACCTGACGTCCCTGAGGGTCGTCGCCGCGCACGGCGGGACCCTCGACCCCGCGACCGCCACCGCCTTCATGGACGGCCACGGCGAGATCCTCTACACCGTCTACGGCGACGCCCTCACCATCGCCACCCCGCGCGAGCTCCTGGAGCGGCCGGGCACCGCGGGCCGCCCGACGCCGGGCACCCACCTGGAGGTCCTGCGCGAAGACGGCACCCGCGCCCTGCCCGGCATGCCGGGCCACGTGCACGCGGGCTCCAGCCCGACCCACACCGTCGGCCACCTGGACCCCGAGGGCCGCCTCTTCGTGCCGCCTCCCCGCGAGGAACTGGTCTTCACCGCCGGCGAGCCCGTCGAGCCCGCGGCCGTCGAACGCCACCTCGCCGCCCACCCCGCGGTCTCCGCCGCCTCCGTCACCAGCCTCCCCGACCCGTCCCGGGGCCGCCGCCTCACCGCCCACATAGTCGCCCGCGCCCCCCTGGACCCCGAAACCCTCCTCTCCTGGCTCCGCCGCCGCTTCACCCCCCTCTCCATCCCCGACCTCCACTTCGTCCCCACCCTCCCCACCCCCTGA
- a CDS encoding DUF3000 domain-containing protein — protein sequence MTPPHSAPGFREALDTLNEALTGDSERPELEFEEMPAPQRLAPFSAALSAAVVREDAELAVGRLILLHDPQGRPGWDGQFRLVAYIRADLEPEIADDPLIGTVAWSWLIESLEEAGYSAESGTITRAVSESFGGKEDEPATTELELRASWSPAGTDLRAHVRAWTEVMCMAAGLPPRGVRDLKDVR from the coding sequence ATGACACCCCCGCACTCGGCACCCGGTTTCCGAGAAGCCCTGGACACCCTCAATGAGGCGCTCACAGGCGATTCCGAGCGTCCCGAGCTGGAGTTCGAGGAGATGCCCGCCCCGCAGCGTCTCGCCCCGTTCTCGGCGGCGCTGTCCGCGGCCGTGGTGCGCGAGGACGCCGAACTCGCCGTCGGGCGCCTGATCCTGCTGCACGACCCCCAGGGCAGACCCGGCTGGGACGGACAGTTCCGGCTTGTCGCCTATATCCGGGCGGATCTAGAGCCGGAGATCGCCGACGACCCCCTGATCGGCACCGTCGCGTGGAGCTGGCTGATCGAATCCCTGGAAGAGGCGGGATATTCAGCCGAATCAGGGACGATTACCCGGGCCGTCAGCGAGAGTTTCGGGGGCAAGGAGGACGAACCGGCCACCACGGAGCTCGAACTCAGGGCATCATGGTCACCCGCCGGGACCGACTTGCGTGCGCATGTCCGGGCCTGGACCGAGGTGATGTGCATGGCTGCCGGACTCCCCCCGCGAGGAGTCCGCGATCTGAAGGACGTACGGTAG
- a CDS encoding AMP-binding protein, which produces MVHARPAYRPGLRRRFGHSLDYLHVLGSGALRLSRPLAALRGVGELQTWGTTLGGLVKAAAAMQPRKTAVLDDTGSLTYAELDERTDLLAAALPLDGPRPKVAVMCRNHRGLVEILVACAKRGAETVLLNTGFGLGQLRSVLDELRPAVVVADPEFARLLGDCPAALAPVVVWAGPEAQGETLDALIERAPRGALQPPHTDGRTIMLSSGTSGRPKGARRKPRPGMGPLASMLSRIPLRSRHTFLIDAPVFHTWGLAALQIGLALRATIVLHRRFDPSLTLGELERHSRVAHFAVPVMVQRIMELPETVLDGYDTRNLRLTALSGSSLPGDLADRFMDAFGDRLYNVYGSTEASWVSVAGPKELRINPATAGRPPRGTSVRILDAEGKPVPRATIGRIFAANENVFEGYTGGDPTEVRDGLLSTGDLGHLDSHGLLYVDGREDGMVVSGGENVVPRDVEDVLARLPEVREVAVTGVADPEYGQRLAAYLVLRPGADLTEQEVREHVRTRVARFAVPRDIVFIDELPRNATGKIVYRWLSGLASGRTHPPEGRVHFWHTPNTPATARPSPPTTATDAAS; this is translated from the coding sequence GTGGTACACGCCAGACCCGCCTACCGGCCCGGCCTCCGACGCCGGTTCGGGCACTCTCTCGACTACCTTCATGTCCTGGGCTCGGGCGCGCTACGCCTCTCCCGACCCCTCGCCGCCCTCCGCGGTGTGGGCGAGCTCCAGACCTGGGGGACCACCCTCGGCGGGCTGGTCAAGGCCGCGGCCGCCATGCAACCGCGCAAGACCGCGGTGCTGGACGACACCGGCTCGCTCACCTACGCCGAACTCGACGAGCGCACCGACCTGCTGGCCGCGGCGCTCCCGCTGGACGGCCCGCGGCCCAAGGTCGCCGTCATGTGCCGGAACCACCGCGGACTCGTCGAGATCCTCGTCGCCTGCGCCAAACGCGGGGCCGAGACCGTACTGCTCAACACCGGGTTCGGGCTCGGCCAGCTCCGCTCGGTCCTCGACGAGCTGCGGCCCGCCGTCGTCGTCGCCGACCCGGAGTTCGCGCGGCTCCTGGGGGACTGCCCCGCCGCGCTCGCACCCGTCGTCGTCTGGGCGGGGCCTGAGGCACAGGGTGAAACGCTGGACGCGCTCATCGAGCGCGCGCCGCGCGGCGCGCTTCAGCCCCCGCACACCGACGGCCGGACGATCATGCTCAGCTCCGGCACGAGCGGCCGGCCCAAGGGCGCCCGCCGGAAGCCGCGTCCCGGCATGGGCCCGCTCGCCTCGATGCTCTCCCGGATCCCGCTGCGCTCGCGGCACACCTTCCTCATCGACGCGCCCGTCTTCCACACCTGGGGTCTCGCCGCGCTCCAGATCGGGCTCGCCCTGCGCGCGACCATCGTCCTGCACCGCAGGTTCGACCCCTCGCTCACGCTCGGCGAACTGGAGCGGCACAGCCGGGTCGCGCACTTCGCCGTCCCCGTCATGGTGCAGCGGATCATGGAGCTCCCCGAGACCGTCCTCGACGGCTACGACACGCGCAACCTCCGGCTGACCGCCCTCAGCGGCTCGTCCCTGCCCGGCGATCTCGCCGACCGCTTCATGGACGCCTTCGGCGACCGCCTCTACAACGTGTACGGCTCCACCGAGGCGAGCTGGGTGAGCGTCGCCGGCCCCAAGGAACTGCGGATCAACCCCGCCACCGCGGGCCGCCCTCCGCGCGGGACCTCCGTGCGCATCCTGGACGCCGAAGGCAAGCCGGTGCCTCGGGCGACCATAGGCAGGATCTTCGCCGCCAACGAGAACGTCTTCGAGGGGTACACCGGCGGCGACCCGACCGAGGTGCGGGACGGGCTCCTGTCCACCGGGGACCTCGGCCACCTCGACTCCCACGGGCTCCTCTACGTCGACGGACGGGAGGACGGCATGGTCGTCTCCGGCGGCGAGAACGTCGTGCCCCGCGACGTCGAGGACGTGCTCGCCCGCCTCCCCGAGGTCCGCGAGGTGGCCGTCACCGGCGTCGCCGACCCCGAATACGGCCAGCGCCTCGCCGCGTACCTCGTGCTGCGCCCCGGTGCGGACCTCACCGAACAGGAAGTTCGCGAACACGTCCGCACCCGCGTCGCCCGCTTCGCGGTCCCCCGCGACATCGTCTTCATCGACGAACTCCCCAGGAACGCCACGGGCAAGATCGTCTACCGCTGGCTCTCCGGCCTGGCCTCCGGCCGCACCCACCCCCCGGAAGGCCGGGTCCACTTCTGGCACACCCCGAACACCCCCGCCACCGCCCGTCCCTCCCCTCCCACCACGGCCACCGACGCCGCCAGCTGA
- a CDS encoding VIT1/CCC1 transporter family protein translates to MNEPPDWSRLAPHWDPAKATPGDAQAAGDELDAAERTAERVAGGGIRAAVLGGNDGLVTNLCLILGVVGAATPAATVRLTGLMSLLAGALSMAAGEWVSVRSQLEVAESMDGALRRAWEHSPPVVFARFARALRGFGLDRRTARQAEEQVALGDEPVTVAGRVIFGVTPDTTGSPMTAAVSSFVLFAVGAFIPLVPWFFTEGVTAVVLSAALTGTASLLVGGYLAGQSDRPVWAGALRQLAIVAGASAVTYVLGMLAGTSV, encoded by the coding sequence ATGAACGAACCTCCCGACTGGTCCAGGCTCGCACCGCACTGGGACCCCGCCAAGGCGACCCCCGGCGACGCGCAGGCCGCCGGGGACGAGCTGGACGCCGCCGAGCGGACCGCGGAACGGGTCGCCGGGGGCGGGATCCGGGCGGCCGTGCTGGGCGGCAACGACGGCCTGGTGACGAACCTCTGCCTCATCCTCGGCGTCGTCGGCGCGGCCACCCCCGCCGCGACGGTCCGGCTGACCGGGCTCATGAGCCTGCTGGCCGGGGCGCTGTCGATGGCGGCCGGGGAGTGGGTGTCGGTCCGCAGCCAGCTCGAAGTCGCCGAGAGCATGGACGGGGCGCTGCGCCGGGCCTGGGAGCACAGCCCGCCCGTGGTGTTCGCGCGGTTCGCCCGCGCGCTGCGCGGGTTCGGGCTCGACCGGCGGACGGCGCGCCAGGCCGAGGAGCAGGTCGCGCTCGGCGACGAGCCCGTGACGGTCGCGGGACGGGTCATCTTCGGCGTGACGCCGGACACGACCGGGTCGCCGATGACCGCCGCCGTCAGCTCGTTCGTCCTGTTCGCGGTGGGCGCCTTCATCCCCCTCGTGCCGTGGTTCTTCACCGAGGGCGTCACCGCGGTCGTCCTGTCGGCCGCGCTGACGGGCACCGCGAGCCTCCTCGTCGGCGGGTATCTCGCCGGGCAGTCGGACCGGCCGGTGTGGGCGGGGGCGCTGCGGCAGCTCGCGATCGTCGCCGGAGCCTCCGCGGTCACTTACGTGCTAGGAATGCTTGCGGGAACCTCGGTCTGA